A stretch of the Musa acuminata AAA Group cultivar baxijiao chromosome BXJ2-7, Cavendish_Baxijiao_AAA, whole genome shotgun sequence genome encodes the following:
- the LOC135583214 gene encoding sporulation-specific protein 15-like isoform X2 — protein MSQCSFLLPKLASEFEQQHKLSIKGAQMISSHRNNPAEAETTSSVIANELTEKVDASVRYKDHMGLLSLEPVGESNEDYDDSSVGVDGSSYTSENLYTEKKDLQSMICHDVPLSESPVPDTGDPNGSQLSNQGRNGWTHGWSSNYSVANDLTTASEENTRLRVRLEVAESAFLQLKLEAKSLQRVTDELGAETQSLSKQFSFELASGEQLTREVSVLKVECSKFRDDLEALKSAKFMQQNADQRTCCPLILNHNLGDDSNAGKLQNDTAAAETHYMYHDLRVKWLKSLLLVESKVLEIQNKACLDFDYLGPDFDLLGCVIGDLKEDIIQVKGLDRSYRDNDHLEHTVHLLTDSHTVYNEHGTLQNNLEHLSLREDKMFDLLPKLEELTTEKESLTKKMDQMHCYYESLILELEQSQKQTVEELENLRNEHSSCLYSISVLKNQIEKMHQEMNEQYITFAEDRTSLESQNKELERRAIASENALKRVRWNYSIAFDRLQKDLELLSFQVLSMYETNENLAKQALADAYQHYHEESPEEARSCSDKDGMPTSFDQEHYLSGLPRIQAENGPYGTTHTWYSLDIGGSISVCCKASSTTSQEGVPTHVELQTRDETHMDGFNSHKIGQHVLHHTQNTSKLTAGLSPGTYRDEEFPKRSTILMSKLDSQLLDDAKATQSQSLYPESDKQQMVDANGIEEMRISFHMLKLLHSNMEAELSEMHMLNMNLKVFSEVLQCILYDANDEVRHMKGIMLELAQQLQRETEIKDSLMLQLHKALDEARVFRDDKAEWISRCEGLTLKNQVLEAKLQDVSDESAILSEKVAEYERLFVESKVYEKEYKACIEERDKLKILLKEENLQKDCLKAELSSIIEDFKTLKEESEMKSSENDKMRTCVDHLQENLGYLYTCMSSCYEQINYSAPGGISVLQEFEAGNYMPVIMNLEQFQKDTTKKILQLHQENRDIKEQRYIAQCSQKKSESEFLSMKQKFESELHEVTEKLEMSNVLVEKLQVELQNVLEKLKISSEAEEKNESRNRELSSKLTNLEIELQQATDENKDLINQLLVLASVKEELEKTRFSLMNCMQERRTLSMSIQSGNEASSQMENELHSLKESLQCTHRDMQIEKKLREELEAAVTSLSAQLKEKDQELLSFCEQKTEVAYLQKMIVDLEKTNTGFQHLLLKNEENQRRLDVENLSLHVQIMDMENQLATILENSLAAEMKVTFMRSQLCENVQKLFAQLKTLERELEEMNLKHENVVTLLNTCSANEAQLTEENARLSVALQSLQSDYDSVFQEKENLIDYVNKQNASWTEFEDIKVRASTLEADSNHQKQKYEDEISQLKNMLISFEEEVCNLRSYKVALEVTDIVLRSKLNEQQTKGLLLEECDHELRTLQEHHNELSCKLSEQILKAEEYKNLSIHLRELKDKAEAECLQAREKKENERSSQESLRIAFIKEQHESKIQELKNQLFVSKKYAEEMLLKLQNALDEVECTKKNEVSLLKMIEELSGKISNLESELERVLTDRRELAKTYDRIKNELECTIFNFDCCKEEKLMLEGSLKECNEERTKAKVELDLVKRLFSNMASNETINLDSSNNSGFPTTTSIEQILQDSSVGFPSVFQEMPNDRGTCLGIDASAGIVSNPLNNIDVNLWKTGGELNSNGDVEVMMSTCANESSLSCPVLSSQAFKDTGGTLERHTLFADNTTYITATEEHFKELQRLMSGMNMLQKELEKLKNENLSSLIPLDDHQSLPSLPGLERDLSRLDMANEQLGSIFPLFKELPGNGNALERVLSLELELAETLQTKKKADFCFQSLFLKQHTDEEVGFQSFKDINELIKEMLELKSRNAAVETELNEMQGRYSQLSLQFAEVEGERQKLQMILKSRVPKRP, from the exons AT GTCACAGTGCAGCTTCTTACTTCCAAAACTGGCTTCAG AATTTGAGCAGCAACACAAACTTAGCATAAAGGGAGCCCAAATGATATCCAGTCATAGAAACAATCCTGCTGAAGCTGAAACCACTTCATCAGTGATAGCCAATGAACTTACAGAGAAG GTTGATGCCAGCGTCAGGTACAAGGATCATATGGGGCTCCTgtcacttgaaccagtgggagagTCGAACGAAGATTATGATGACTCATCTGTTGGAGTTGATGGCTCATCATATACCTCAGAAAATTTGTATACTGAAAAGAAAGACCTTCAAAGTATGATTTGTCATGATGTACCCCTCAGCGAGAGCCCTGTGCCTGATACTGGTGATCCCAATGGCAGTCAGTTATCTAACCAGGGGCGGAACGGTTGGACACATGGATGGAGTTCAAACTATTCTGTTGCTAATGATCTAACTACAGCTTCTGAAGAAAATACCAGACTCAGAGTAAGATTGGAGGTAGCAGAATCAGCATTTTTACAGCTTAAGTTAGAAGCAAAGTCGTTGCAGCGAGTTACAGATGAATTAGGTGCAGAAACACAAAGTTTGTCCAAGCAGTTCTCTTTTGAGCTTGCTTCTGGAGAACAACTGACTAGAGAAGTGTCCGTGTTAAAAGTTGAGTGTTCAAAGTTTAGAGATGATCTTGAAGCCTTAAAATCTGCTAAATTTATGCAGCAAAATGCTGACCAGAGAACTTGTTGTCCTTTAATATTGAACCACAACCTAGGTGATGATTCAAATGCTGGTAAACTTCAAAATGATACAGCTGCTGCAGAGACCCACTATATGTACCATGATTTGAGGGTCAAATGGCTCAAGAGTTTGTTGCTCGTTGAGAGCAAAGTTCTAGAAATTCAAAATAAGGCTTGCCTTGATTTTGATTATCTAGGCCCTGATTTTGATCTTCTTGGATGTGTTATTGGTGATCTCAAAGAAGATATTATCCAAGTAAAGGGTCTCGACAGATCTTACAGAGATAATGATCATTTGGAACACACAGTTCATCTCTTAACTGATTCTCATACAGTATATAATGAGCATGGCACTCTTCAGAACAATCTTGAACATTTAAGCTTGAGGGAGGACAAAATGTTTGATCTTTTACCGAAACTGGAGGAGTTGACAACTGAGAAGGAAAGCCTTACCAAGAAGATGGACCAGATGCACTGCTACTATGAGTCATTGATATTGGAACTGGAGCAAAGCCAGAAACAAACAGTAGAGGAACTGGAAAATCTCAGAAATGAACACTCCTCTTGTCTATATTCAATATCTGTTCTGAAAAATCAGATAGAGAAAATGCACCAAGAGATGAATGAACAGTATATAACTTTTGCTGAAGATAGAACCAGCTTAGAATCTCAAAACAAGGAACTTGAAAGAAGGGCGATTGCCTCAGAAAATGCATTAAAAAGGGTTCGTTGGAACTATTCCATAGCATTTGATCGTTTGCAGAAGGACCTTGAATTACTCTCCTTTCAAGTTTTGTCTATGTATGAGACAAACGAAAATCTTGCAAAGCAAGCACTTGCAGATGCTTATCAGCACTACCATGAAGAAAGTCCAGAAGAGGCCAGGTCATGTTCTGATAAGGATGGTATGCCAACTTCGTTTGATCAAGAACACTACCTGTCAGGTCTTCCAAGAATTCAGGCAGAAAATGGGCCTTATGGGACCACTCACACATGGTATTCATTAGATATTGGTGGATCTATATCCGTCTGTTGCAAAGCTAGTAGTACAACATCTCAGGAAGGGGTGCCCACGCATGTAGAGCTgcaaactagggatgagacacaTATGGATGGATTTAATTCACATAAGATTGGACAGCACGTTTTACACCATACTCAGAACACGAGCAAACTTACTGCTGGTCTATCCCCAGGGACATATAGAGATGAAGAATTTCCTAAAAGATCTACCATTCTCATGTCGAAGCTTGATTCTCAGTTGCTGGATGATGCTAAAGCCACTCAAAGTCAAAGTCTGTATCCTGAATCAGATAAGCAACAGATGGTGGATGCAAATGGTATAGAAGAGATGAGAATTTCATTTCACATGTTGAAATTGCTTCATTCGAATATGGAAGCTGAACTTTCAGAAATGCATATGCTAAACATGAATTTGAAGGTTTTCTCAGAGGTTTTACAATGTATACTCTATGATGCAAATGATGAGGTTCGGCATATGAAGGGCATTATGCTTGAACTTGCACAGCAGCTACAACGTGAAACAGAGATAAAGGACAGCCTCATGCTTCAGTTGCATAAAGCATTGGATGAAGCTAGAGTATTTAGGGATGATAAAGCTGAATGGATCTCTAGATGTGAAGGTTTAACACTGAAAAACCAAGTTCTAGAAGCAAAACTCCAAGATGTGTCTGATGAAAGTGCTATACTTAGTGAAAAGGTTGCAGAATACGAGAGGTTGTTTGTGGAAAGCAAAGTTTATGAAAAAGAGTATAAGGCTTGCATTGAAGAAAGGGACAagttaaaaattttgcttaaagAGGAAAACCTACAAAAAGATTGTCTTAAGGCTGAACTGAGCTCGATAATTGAGGATTTTAAAACATTGAAGGAAGAATCTGAAATGAAGTCTTCTGAAAATGATAAAATGCGAACTTGTGTTGATCATCTTCAAGAGAATTTGGGGTATCTATATACTTGCATGAGTTCTTGCTATGAGCAAATCAATTATTCTGCTCCTGGTGGCATATCAGTTTTACAGGAATTCGAAGCTGGAAATTATATGCCTGTTATTATGAATTTGGAACAGTTTCAGAAAGACACAACAAAGAAAATACTCCAGTTACATCAAGAGAACAGGGATATCAAGGAACAAAGATATATTGCTCAGTGCTCACAGAAAAAGTCGGAATCAGAATTTCTTAGTATGAAGCAGAAATTTGAATCTGAATTACATGAagtcactgaaaagctagaaatgTCCAATGTACTTGTTGAAAAGCTTCAAGTGGAACTGCAAAATGTTTTGGAAAAGCTTAAGATTAGTTCAGAAGCTGAAGAGAAGAATGAATCGAGAAATAGAGAATTGTCATCAAAACTCACAAATTTAGAAATTGAGTTGCAGCAAGCTACTGATGAGAACAAGGATCTAATAAACCAACTATTGGTACTTGCGAGTGTCAAGGAGGAACTTGAAAAAACTCGATTCAGTCTTATGAATTGCATGCAAGAGAGGAGGACTTTGTCGATGTCTATTCAGTCTGGGAATGAGGCTTCCTCCCAAATGGAAAATGAGCTTCACAGTCTAAAAGAAAGTCTACAATGCACCCATAGAGATATGCAGATAGAAAAGAAATTGAGAGAGGAACTTGAAGCTGCAGTCACCAGCCTTTCGGCACAACTGAAGGAAAAAGATCAGGAGTTGTTGTCTTTTTGTGAACAAAAAACTGAAGTAGCTTATTTGCAGAAAATGATTGTGGATTTAGAAAAAACAAACACTGGATTTCAGCATCTACTGTTGAAGAATGAAGAAAACCAAAGAAGGCTAGATGTTGAGAACTTATCCCTGCACGTGCAGATTATGGATATGGAGAATCAATTGGCAACAATCCTTGAGAATTCATTAGCTGCTGAGATGAAAGTGACTTTTATGAGAAGTCAGTTATGTGAGAATGTGCAGAAGTTATTTGCACAACTTAAGACACTGGAAAGAGAGCTTGAGGAGATGAATTTGAAGCATGAGAATGTTGTCACATTGCTAAACACATGTTCTGCCAATGAAGCACAATTAACCGAGGAAAATGCAAGATTATCAGTAGCCCTTCAATCATTACAATCTGATTATGACTCGGTTTTTCAGGAGAAAGAAAACCTCATTGATTATGTTAACAAACAAAATGCTTCATGGACAGAATTTGAAGATATCAAGGTTAGAGCTTCAACTCTAGAAGCTGATAGTAATCACCAAAAGCAGAAGTATGAAGATGAGATTTCTCAGCTGAAAAACATGCTGATTAGTTTTGAAGAAGAGGTGTGCAACTTAAGATCTTATAAGGTTGCATTAGAAGTTACAGATATAGTGCTCCGATCCAAATTGAATGAACAACAAACAAAAGGATTATTGCTTGAGGAATGTGACCATGAATTGAGGACCTTACAAGAGCACCATAATGAGCTTAGTTGTAAACTATCAGAACAGATTTTGAAGGCAGAAGAGTATAAGAACCTTTCCATCCATCTAAGAGAACTCAAAGATAAAGCAGAGGCTGAGTGTCTTCAAGCTCGTGAaaagaaggagaatgagagatcatCCCAGGAATCGCTGAGAATTGCTTTTATCAAAGAGCAACATGAATCCAAGATCCAAGAGCTAAAAAATCAGCTATTTGTTTCTAAGAAATATGCAGAAGAAATGTTATTGAAATTGCAAAATGCTCTTGATGAAGTTGAGTGCACAAAGAAAAATGAGGTTTCTCTATTGAAAATGATTGAAGAGTTGTCAGGAAAAATATCAAACTTGGAGTCTGAGCTAGAGAGAGTTCTGACTGATAGAAGAGAACTAGCCAAAACTTATGATAGAATAAAGAATGAACTGGAGTGCACTATCTTTAACTTTGACTGTTGCAAAGAAGAAAAGTTAATGCTTGAAGGTTCCTTGAAGGAATGCAATGAAGAAAGAACAAAAGCTAAAGTGGAGCTTGACTTGGTTAAGAGGTTGTTCAGCAATATGGCTTCAAATGAAACCATTAATTTGGACAGCAGCAACAACTCTGGTTTTCCTACCACAACATCCATTGAGCAAATCTTGCAAGACAGCAGCGTTGGGTTTCCATCTGTCTTCCAAGAGATGCCAAATGACAGAGGTACTTGTTTGGGAATAGATGCTTCAGCTGGAATTGTTTCCAATCCTTTGAACAATATAGATGTCAACCTCTGGAAGACAGGTGGTGAGTTAAACTCAAATGGAGATGTTGAAGTCATGATGTCAACTTGTGCCAATGAGAGCTCACTTTCATGTCCAGTATTAAGCTCACAAGCTTTTAAG GATACTGGAGGTACACTTGAACGACATACGTTGTTTGCAGATAACACAACATATATCACTGCTACTGAGGAGCATTTCAAAGAGCTGCAAAGATTGATGTCCGGCATGAACATGCTACAAAAAGAG TTGGAAAAGCTAAAAAATGAGAACTTGTCATCGCTAATTCCATTAGACGATCATCAATCCTTACCATCCCTTCCGGGATTAGAAAGAGATTTGTCACGGCTTGATATG GCAAATGAGCAATTGGGAAGCATATTCCCTTTGTTCAAAGAACTCCCTGGAAATGGCAATGCATTGGAAAGAGTACTTTCATTAGAACTTGAACTTGCAGAAACATTGCAGACAAAAAAGAAAGCTGACTTTTGTTTCCAGAG TTTGTTCCTGAAGCAACACACTGATGAAGAAGTAGGGTTCCAGAGCTTTAAGGACATTAATGAATTGATAAAAGAAATGCTCGAGTTGAAGAGCAGGAATGCTGCTGTGGAGACCGAGCTTAATGAGATGCAGGGTCGATACTCTCAGCTTAGTCTGCAGTTTGCTGAGGTGGAGGGAGAGAGACAGAAACTGCAAATGATACTCAAAAGCAGAGTACCGAAGAGGCCATAA